In Parus major isolate Abel chromosome 3, Parus_major1.1, whole genome shotgun sequence, the following are encoded in one genomic region:
- the RTN4 gene encoding reticulon-4 isoform X1, which produces MDELDQSPLVSSSSGPARPQQPQFNYQFVLDDEKEEEEEEEEEDEDEDFDEQLEVMERKPAPAPAAAPQERPPQLLDLGGPTEPPRPAAPEPPQPDWSPRGAVSSSSSSATTPSPAQEQPPAPARPAQPQPPKPEPAVAPRSRGSSSGSADETLFALPATPAPLMHSSAEKVMDLQEQPGNTKSLGQEDFSAVSLDPAPSLPSFSPLSADPFKEHAAFGTLSDGFPARGTYKESSSEVYKEPMKNARNPFLAEGNDKDISDMKHSQAPFAKEEAAILSPAKEKTQLEGPKELPNLEKTPAQQLKMSPESPQDLFERNEEDDSFNKDKYGGSGDHGEKGVLKEDPLRREEYADFKPFEPIWEVKGASHGLSSMREDVGSKIDTKLESSLDDKYGVGKLNVQKDYERESEGSAEEPSFPSTPEAVKEPSQTYITCTKFDSTPSPGGNKGKSLSPLEEGTSENRTDDEKKIAELKAQTGPEQGNFAAGATGQEGQGADPAKAQGVPPVPPDSAANMPEGLTPDLVQEAYEMHDAACTKLAYEPKIDLVQTSEAAQETLKPAAQICPSFEGSEAAPSPILPDIVMEAPLSTGAAGAEASAVQLEASPLETFMPTAKYENVKEAEKPPVYQEAVKVPLTQAQEAKETLAFKQPDGESSSTPEDLETPYISIACDLIKGTKVSGESPSPSFTEYSKMPVTESISQDVPEDKELDGTLSPQFGKAGLFNSQMISDFAEEESEDPSLFKSKSTESIATDEEHEEGLVDSVAATGKPYLESFQPELDSSKIVAAPPSEPIIAKADKIPLQMEELDALAYSADESVAMEPKTGDDKALSPMESSPVSVEEDFVMLGHPKTIPEFVTEAADREIMHKGEGEDISKVIQGEKRQLPCPELPCDLSVKNVEVKAEEDSNALKKSLEAVDREVPEVSTMSLPATDTSPLSAEKELVSVVKPRAFEKEAEKEAASVKEKKKPTAVFSAKLNKSSVVDLLYWRDIKKTGVVFGASLFLLLSLTVFSIVSVTAYIALALLSVTISFRIYKGVIQAIQKSDEGHPFRAYLDSDVAVSEELIQKYSNVVLGHVNGTVRELRRLFLVDDLVDSLKFAVLMWVFTYVGALFNGLTLLILALISLFSVPVIYERHQAQIDHYLGLVNKNVKDAMAKIQAKIPGLKRKTE; this is translated from the exons ATGGACGAGCTGGACCAGTCACCCCtggtctcctcctcctccgggCCAGCCCGGCCGCAGCAGCCACAGTTTAACTACCAGTTCGTGCTCGACGAcgagaaggaggaggaggaagaggaggaagaggaagacgAGGACGAAGACTTCGACGAGCAGCTGGAGGTGATGGAGAGGAAGCCTGCCCCGGCTCCCGCCGCAGCCCCGCAGGAGCGGCCGCCGCAGCTGCTGGACCTCGGTGGCCCCACCGAGCCGCCCCGCCCCGCTGCTCCGGAGCCGCCGCAGCCCGACTGGAGCCCTCGGGGAGCTgtgtcctcttcctcctcctccgccACCACGCCGTCCCCCGCGCAGGAGCAgcccccggcccccgcccggcccgcgCAGCCCCAGCCGCCCAAGCCCGAGCCTGCTGTTGCCCCCCGGAGCAGAGGGTCCTCCTCTGGCTCAGCTG atgagACCCTTTTTGCTCTTCCTGCTACACCTGCGCCTCTGATGCACTCCTCTGCAG AAAAAGTTATGGActtgcaggagcagccaggtaACACTAAGTCGCTTGGTCAAGAGGATTTTTCTGCAGTCTCGCTTGAtcctgctccttctcttccctccttctctcctctctcagcTGATCCCTTTAAAGAGCACGCAGCCTTTGGTACCCTCTCAGATGGATTTCCTGCAAGAGGCACTTACAAAGAGAGCTCCAGTGAGGTTTATAAAGAACCCATGAAAAATGCCAGAAACCCCTTTCTTGCAGAGGGAAATGATAAAGACATTTCAGACATGAAACACTCACAGGCCCCATTTGCTAAAGAAGAAGCAGCCATTTTATCTCcagctaaagaaaaaacacagctaGAGGGCCCTAAAGAATTACCTAACCTGGAGAAAACgcctgcacagcagctgaaaatgtcTCCAGAATCTCCCCAAGATTTGTTTGAAAGAAACGAGGAAGATGACTCCTTTAACAAAGACAAGTACGGAGGAAGTGGTGATCATGGTGAAAAAGGGGTGCTGAAAGAAGACCCTCTTAGGAGGGAAGAATATGCAGACTTCAAACCATTTGAGCCAATATGGGAAGTCAAAGGTGCTAGTCACGGACTGAGCAGCATGAGAGAGGATGTTGGAAGTAAGATAGACACCAAGCTGGAGAGCAGTTTAGATGACAAATATGGTGTGGGTAAGCTGAATGTGCAGAAGGATTACGAAAGAGAGAGTGAAGGCAGTGCTGAAGagccctccttccccagcaccccagAAGCTGTAAAAGAACCTTCGCAGACTTACATCACTTGTACTAAATTTGACTCCACTCCAAGTCCTGGTGGTAACAAAGGCAAATCTCTTTCTCCACTAGAGGAAGGCACTTCAGAAAATAGAACAGAcgatgagaaaaaaattgcagaactGAAAGCTCAGACGGGCCCAGAACAAGGTAATTTTGCTGCTGGAGCCACTgggcaggaaggacagggagctgaCCCTGCTAAAGCCCAGGGGGTCCCGCCAGTGCCGCCCGACAGCGCCGCAAACATGCCCGAGGGTCTCACTCCTGACCTGGTGCAGGAGGCGTACGAGATGCACGATGCAGCCTGCACAAAACTGGCTTACGAACCCAAGATTGATTTAGTGCAAACCTCCGAGGCGGCGCAGGAGACGCTGAAACCCGCGGCACAAATCTGCCCCTCCTTTGAGGGCTCGGAAGCCGCTCCATCCCCGATATTGCCAGATATTGTTATGGAAGCTCCGCTAAGCACcggtgctgctggggcagaggcatctgctgtgcagctggaagCTTCCCCACTAGAAACATTTATGCCCACTGCCAAGTATGAGAATGTAAAAGAGGCTGAAAAACCTCCTGTGTACCAAGAGGCAGTGAAGGTACCACTGACACAGGCCCAGGAAGCAAAGGAGACACTGGCATTTAAACAACCTGATGGTGAGAGTAGCAGCACTCCTGAAGATCTGGAGACTCCTTATATATCTATTGCATGTGACTTAATTAAGGGAACAAAAGTTTCTGGGGAATCTCCTTCTCCATCTTTCACAGAGTATTCAAAGATGCCGGTAACAGAAAGCATTTCTCAGGATGTGCCTGAAGACAAGGAGCTAGATGGAACCCTGTCTCCACAGTTTGGAAAAGCTGGCCTGTTTAATAGCCAGATGATATCTGACTTTGCTGAGGAAGAAAGTGAAGATCCATCTCTCTTTAAAAGTAAATCCACTGAGAGTATTGCCACAGACGAAGAACATGAGGAAGGACTGGTGGATTCAGTAGCTGCCACGGGCAAGCCTTATCTGGAGTCATTCCAACCCGAGCTGGACTCTTCCAAAATTGTTGCTGCTCCACCATCTGAGCCAATAATAGCCAAGGCAGATAAGATTCCTCTTCAAATGGAAGAGCTGGATGCTTTGGCTTATTCAGCTGATGAATCTGTTGCTATGGAACCAAAAACAGGAGATGACAAAGCTCTCTCACCCATGGAGTCTTCCCCAGTCTCAGTGGAAGAAGACTTTGTGATGTTAGGTCATCCTAAAACTATTCCTGAATTTGTGACAGAAGCCGCTGACCGAGAAATAATGCACAAAGGTGAAGGTGAAGACATCAGTAAGGTGATCCAGGGTGAGAAGAGGCAGTTGCCttgcccagagctgccctgtgATCTATCTGTGAAGAATGTAGAAGTAAAAGCTGAGGAAGATAGCAATGCCTTGAAAAAGTCTTTGGAGGCTGTGGACAGAGAAGTGCCTGAAGTATCCACCATGTCCTTACCAGCCACAGATACCTCACCTTTATCTGCTGAAAAAGAGCTAGTCAGTGTAGTAAAACCAAGAGCTTTTGAGAAGGAAGCTGAGAAAGAAGCTGCTTctgttaaagaaaagaaaaaacctactgctgtattttcagcaaAGCTGAATAAGTCTTCAG TTGTTGACCTCCTTTACTGGCGAGACATTAAGAAGACCGGGGTGGTGTTTGGAGCCagcttgttcctgctgctctcattAACAGTCTTCAGCATCGTGAGCGTCACAGCCTACAttgccctggccctgctctctGTCACCATCAGCTTTAGGATATACAAGGGAGTTATCCAGGCAATCCAGAAGTCTGATGAGGGCCACCCCTTCAg GGCTTACCTGGACTCGGATGTGGCCGTGTCCGAGGAGCTCATCCAGAAGTACAGCAACGTCGTGCTGGGCCACGTGAACGGCACCGTCCGGGAGCTGCGGCGCCTCTTCCTCGTCGATGACCTGGTGGATTCCCTCAAG
- the RTN4 gene encoding reticulon-4 isoform X2: MDELDQSPLVSSSSGPARPQQPQFNYQFVLDDEKEEEEEEEEEDEDEDFDEQLEVMERKPAPAPAAAPQERPPQLLDLGGPTEPPRPAAPEPPQPDWSPRGAVSSSSSSATTPSPAQEQPPAPARPAQPQPPKPEPAVAPRSRGSSSGSADETLFALPATPAPLMHSSAADPFKEHAAFGTLSDGFPARGTYKESSSEVYKEPMKNARNPFLAEGNDKDISDMKHSQAPFAKEEAAILSPAKEKTQLEGPKELPNLEKTPAQQLKMSPESPQDLFERNEEDDSFNKDKYGGSGDHGEKGVLKEDPLRREEYADFKPFEPIWEVKGASHGLSSMREDVGSKIDTKLESSLDDKYGVGKLNVQKDYERESEGSAEEPSFPSTPEAVKEPSQTYITCTKFDSTPSPGGNKGKSLSPLEEGTSENRTDDEKKIAELKAQTGPEQGNFAAGATGQEGQGADPAKAQGVPPVPPDSAANMPEGLTPDLVQEAYEMHDAACTKLAYEPKIDLVQTSEAAQETLKPAAQICPSFEGSEAAPSPILPDIVMEAPLSTGAAGAEASAVQLEASPLETFMPTAKYENVKEAEKPPVYQEAVKVPLTQAQEAKETLAFKQPDGESSSTPEDLETPYISIACDLIKGTKVSGESPSPSFTEYSKMPVTESISQDVPEDKELDGTLSPQFGKAGLFNSQMISDFAEEESEDPSLFKSKSTESIATDEEHEEGLVDSVAATGKPYLESFQPELDSSKIVAAPPSEPIIAKADKIPLQMEELDALAYSADESVAMEPKTGDDKALSPMESSPVSVEEDFVMLGHPKTIPEFVTEAADREIMHKGEGEDISKVIQGEKRQLPCPELPCDLSVKNVEVKAEEDSNALKKSLEAVDREVPEVSTMSLPATDTSPLSAEKELVSVVKPRAFEKEAEKEAASVKEKKKPTAVFSAKLNKSSVVDLLYWRDIKKTGVVFGASLFLLLSLTVFSIVSVTAYIALALLSVTISFRIYKGVIQAIQKSDEGHPFRAYLDSDVAVSEELIQKYSNVVLGHVNGTVRELRRLFLVDDLVDSLKFAVLMWVFTYVGALFNGLTLLILALISLFSVPVIYERHQAQIDHYLGLVNKNVKDAMAKIQAKIPGLKRKTE; the protein is encoded by the exons ATGGACGAGCTGGACCAGTCACCCCtggtctcctcctcctccgggCCAGCCCGGCCGCAGCAGCCACAGTTTAACTACCAGTTCGTGCTCGACGAcgagaaggaggaggaggaagaggaggaagaggaagacgAGGACGAAGACTTCGACGAGCAGCTGGAGGTGATGGAGAGGAAGCCTGCCCCGGCTCCCGCCGCAGCCCCGCAGGAGCGGCCGCCGCAGCTGCTGGACCTCGGTGGCCCCACCGAGCCGCCCCGCCCCGCTGCTCCGGAGCCGCCGCAGCCCGACTGGAGCCCTCGGGGAGCTgtgtcctcttcctcctcctccgccACCACGCCGTCCCCCGCGCAGGAGCAgcccccggcccccgcccggcccgcgCAGCCCCAGCCGCCCAAGCCCGAGCCTGCTGTTGCCCCCCGGAGCAGAGGGTCCTCCTCTGGCTCAGCTG atgagACCCTTTTTGCTCTTCCTGCTACACCTGCGCCTCTGATGCACTCCTCTGCAG cTGATCCCTTTAAAGAGCACGCAGCCTTTGGTACCCTCTCAGATGGATTTCCTGCAAGAGGCACTTACAAAGAGAGCTCCAGTGAGGTTTATAAAGAACCCATGAAAAATGCCAGAAACCCCTTTCTTGCAGAGGGAAATGATAAAGACATTTCAGACATGAAACACTCACAGGCCCCATTTGCTAAAGAAGAAGCAGCCATTTTATCTCcagctaaagaaaaaacacagctaGAGGGCCCTAAAGAATTACCTAACCTGGAGAAAACgcctgcacagcagctgaaaatgtcTCCAGAATCTCCCCAAGATTTGTTTGAAAGAAACGAGGAAGATGACTCCTTTAACAAAGACAAGTACGGAGGAAGTGGTGATCATGGTGAAAAAGGGGTGCTGAAAGAAGACCCTCTTAGGAGGGAAGAATATGCAGACTTCAAACCATTTGAGCCAATATGGGAAGTCAAAGGTGCTAGTCACGGACTGAGCAGCATGAGAGAGGATGTTGGAAGTAAGATAGACACCAAGCTGGAGAGCAGTTTAGATGACAAATATGGTGTGGGTAAGCTGAATGTGCAGAAGGATTACGAAAGAGAGAGTGAAGGCAGTGCTGAAGagccctccttccccagcaccccagAAGCTGTAAAAGAACCTTCGCAGACTTACATCACTTGTACTAAATTTGACTCCACTCCAAGTCCTGGTGGTAACAAAGGCAAATCTCTTTCTCCACTAGAGGAAGGCACTTCAGAAAATAGAACAGAcgatgagaaaaaaattgcagaactGAAAGCTCAGACGGGCCCAGAACAAGGTAATTTTGCTGCTGGAGCCACTgggcaggaaggacagggagctgaCCCTGCTAAAGCCCAGGGGGTCCCGCCAGTGCCGCCCGACAGCGCCGCAAACATGCCCGAGGGTCTCACTCCTGACCTGGTGCAGGAGGCGTACGAGATGCACGATGCAGCCTGCACAAAACTGGCTTACGAACCCAAGATTGATTTAGTGCAAACCTCCGAGGCGGCGCAGGAGACGCTGAAACCCGCGGCACAAATCTGCCCCTCCTTTGAGGGCTCGGAAGCCGCTCCATCCCCGATATTGCCAGATATTGTTATGGAAGCTCCGCTAAGCACcggtgctgctggggcagaggcatctgctgtgcagctggaagCTTCCCCACTAGAAACATTTATGCCCACTGCCAAGTATGAGAATGTAAAAGAGGCTGAAAAACCTCCTGTGTACCAAGAGGCAGTGAAGGTACCACTGACACAGGCCCAGGAAGCAAAGGAGACACTGGCATTTAAACAACCTGATGGTGAGAGTAGCAGCACTCCTGAAGATCTGGAGACTCCTTATATATCTATTGCATGTGACTTAATTAAGGGAACAAAAGTTTCTGGGGAATCTCCTTCTCCATCTTTCACAGAGTATTCAAAGATGCCGGTAACAGAAAGCATTTCTCAGGATGTGCCTGAAGACAAGGAGCTAGATGGAACCCTGTCTCCACAGTTTGGAAAAGCTGGCCTGTTTAATAGCCAGATGATATCTGACTTTGCTGAGGAAGAAAGTGAAGATCCATCTCTCTTTAAAAGTAAATCCACTGAGAGTATTGCCACAGACGAAGAACATGAGGAAGGACTGGTGGATTCAGTAGCTGCCACGGGCAAGCCTTATCTGGAGTCATTCCAACCCGAGCTGGACTCTTCCAAAATTGTTGCTGCTCCACCATCTGAGCCAATAATAGCCAAGGCAGATAAGATTCCTCTTCAAATGGAAGAGCTGGATGCTTTGGCTTATTCAGCTGATGAATCTGTTGCTATGGAACCAAAAACAGGAGATGACAAAGCTCTCTCACCCATGGAGTCTTCCCCAGTCTCAGTGGAAGAAGACTTTGTGATGTTAGGTCATCCTAAAACTATTCCTGAATTTGTGACAGAAGCCGCTGACCGAGAAATAATGCACAAAGGTGAAGGTGAAGACATCAGTAAGGTGATCCAGGGTGAGAAGAGGCAGTTGCCttgcccagagctgccctgtgATCTATCTGTGAAGAATGTAGAAGTAAAAGCTGAGGAAGATAGCAATGCCTTGAAAAAGTCTTTGGAGGCTGTGGACAGAGAAGTGCCTGAAGTATCCACCATGTCCTTACCAGCCACAGATACCTCACCTTTATCTGCTGAAAAAGAGCTAGTCAGTGTAGTAAAACCAAGAGCTTTTGAGAAGGAAGCTGAGAAAGAAGCTGCTTctgttaaagaaaagaaaaaacctactgctgtattttcagcaaAGCTGAATAAGTCTTCAG TTGTTGACCTCCTTTACTGGCGAGACATTAAGAAGACCGGGGTGGTGTTTGGAGCCagcttgttcctgctgctctcattAACAGTCTTCAGCATCGTGAGCGTCACAGCCTACAttgccctggccctgctctctGTCACCATCAGCTTTAGGATATACAAGGGAGTTATCCAGGCAATCCAGAAGTCTGATGAGGGCCACCCCTTCAg GGCTTACCTGGACTCGGATGTGGCCGTGTCCGAGGAGCTCATCCAGAAGTACAGCAACGTCGTGCTGGGCCACGTGAACGGCACCGTCCGGGAGCTGCGGCGCCTCTTCCTCGTCGATGACCTGGTGGATTCCCTCAAG